Genomic DNA from Lepus europaeus isolate LE1 chromosome 15, mLepTim1.pri, whole genome shotgun sequence:
gatttataacaaaagggagatccgagaggagaaggaggaaagaatccgcaaggagcaggaggaaagggaagacaaaagagacaaaagacgtaatcaagagcttagtagaattttggccaccgtagtgcaggatacagaaaggagtagaccaggacagaatagggacttgggagacaaacgaaagcctcgggtggaaagagatcaatgtgcctattgtaaagaaagaagacactgggtcaaagactgcccgaagaaaacacagggaccaaaagaggagaccagttccaatcctgtccctggaagaagacgactaggtgagtcagggccaggagcccccccctgagcccaggataacccttgaagtggggggcagaccggtaaccttcctgattgacacgggagcccagcactcggtattgacttcagaaaaagggcctttaagctcacagattttcctcaggcctgggcagagactgcgggaatagggctggccatcaaccggcctcccttgatcatagatctgaagcccatggCCATTCCCgtatcagttcgtcaatatccgatgggcaaggaagctaaggaaggtatccggccacatatccagagactgttacacctaggcattttaaaaccttgtcgttcaccttggagcgcccccccctactaccagtagagaggcctggtacgggtgactgccgcccggtacaggacttgcgggaggttaacgggagagcagaggatatgcatcccacggtgcccaacccctacaatctgctaagtaccttgcctccgacccacgtatggtgcactgtgttagatctaaaaggtgcattcttttgtttaagactgagccctcagagccaatccatctttgcttttgagtggaaagactcagagaccgggttttcaggacaactcacctggacaaggttgccttaaggatttaaaaactcgcctaccttgtttgatgaagctctgcacctagatttggccgacttccgagtcaaccatccggacctggtcctcctgcaatatgtggacgacctcctccttgccgctgaaactgagcagagctgccactctcctcagcattctcctcagcaattcattgccccgggcaccaacgaggagacgactccgtagcaaggggaaacaggatggcagacgaggccgctagggcggcagccctgagccaacaggtgctcccgttaaagacaattgagcccacccaagtatcgagggaaccacctttcctctattcggaccaagacttagatacgattcagcggctcggtgcagagtatgatgaacaaataagggtttggaggctcggagagaaaatagtcttgccacatcaattggctaaagaaataattaccagcctccatcaatggactcatttgggatacaaaaagctaaaagcagccttacaggaagataggcagtcttactacatccccggacttgactctttagcccagcaggtgactgaatcctgtgttccgtgtgccaaggtaaatgccagacacctcaagctcccggagggagctagggtaagaggagaccgaccaggaatcaactgggaggtcgatttcactgagataaggccgggcagttatgggaataagtatcttctagtttttgtagacaccttctccggatggactgaggcattccccacaaaacgggaaaccgcccaggtggtcgtcaagaagatcatagaggagatcttcccccggttcggcttgcctaaggtaattgggtccgacaatggcccagcgtttgtctcccaggtaagtcagttggtggccaaagcattaggcataaattggaaattgcactgtgcctatagaccccaaagttcaggacaggtagaaaggatgaacagaataattaaagagaccttgactaaattagcgttggagactggtgttaaagactgggtccaactcctccctatggtgttgttccgggtccgaaacacgccctctcattgcgggctgacatcatacgaaatcctttatggagggcccccaccagtagcaggcttgcttgaccttgccagtgactccgttgccgatgcccctaagttacaggcccggttgagagcactccagatcatccagaaccaggtctggaaacctcttgcagcagcctaccaacccaagacgacaaccattccacatccttgatgctgtgtatgtccgaaggcaccaatctaagactctagagccccggtggaaaggccccttcactgtgctgttgacaacttccaccgctctcaaggtcgacggaatcgctgcttgggtccacgcctcacacgtgaagcaagcaccacctccccagggccccgtggatctggatagaccagccaaatggaagctccagcgcactcagaacccactcaagctaagactttcaaaaactgtttaatatttatgatgttcctgacctttccccattgtttttccaatccccatgctccgcaattgttaacgtggaacctaacccagtccagtaagaacagagtttcctccctccagtgaggcaggttctccccaggccggttcaatagattttaagattaaaatcttggcaaaaagaaaaggagggaatgaaggacccttatgggggagagggacaagaaactaggcctgggcagatatcaggggcttcttaagaggttagatgttccccagggtccagcgggcacgttctctgggaaggaaaagtctatcccctttagagaacctctaggcatgcccagagcagagctgccactcccccttcgaagagtctcagtactctcctcagcattctcttcagctggttccctcagtactctcctcagcattctcttcagctggttccctcagcactctcctcagcattctccggtatgctaactatccctctatataacctgtgtgaaactgccgctcagggctcctcaccgccttaggtgggggcccgtttgcgcaaacgtacaataaatacctcatgctttttgcatcaactggtctggagtctggatttttgggcgtcctctcgagcaagtgggcatctctacaactgagaggtccaacatctTCAGTGCTGGTTAAATCTAAGTTGTGTTCGATGCATTCTCTTAGAACTCAGTGacccttgggcctcattcctttgtaatcataacctctactctaccaccaatggctctactcccaacatgtgtgtactgatggtcctcttctccacttaatgctgtataattgttcaaacctggtaaatgccactcttaggatcattggttactatcctcactctgtcttttatgaccttgtctaaatatgatcagagtcggcaaacttggaaggcttccatagccttggcaactcatgacgacagcctaggatggttactggcgccataaactagagtgtcaatttgttgggtcaacaacaggagccactgtgcacttgctcctcatgtgggatctctgtccttaatgtgctgtacattgtgatttaatgctataactagtactcaaacagtatgtttcactttgtgtttctatgtgggtgcaaactgttgaaatttttatactaaattgatcttctgtatataaagagaattgaaaatgaatcttgatgcaaatggaaggggagagggagcgggagaggggagggttgcgggtgggagggaagttatggggggggggaagccattgtaatctataagctgtacactggaaatttatattcattaaataaaagttaaaaaaaaaagaaaaaaagaaaaaaaaaagaactcagtgACCAAAATTGCTTCATGTTTGTTGTTTGctgtactattttttatttttaatgaaagttcTAGAAGGAGCCAGAATGAAGTAAGGTGAAAGATTTCCTTGGGAAGGTCTTGAGAAAGTCTATGGATGGGAGGCTCAGCCAGCTCTCACTCAGATCCGCATCCCAGAGACCATTCTATGGGCTTTCCATCTGGAGCCAAGCTTCCTCTCCAACCAGTACTCAGtttttgaaaatgacatttttggcTCTTGCTGACTTCCCTACTGACTAACCATAAAGATGGGTGCATATTATTCTGAGATTACCTTTGTTCAGCGTTTCAATGGGGTTACGAAAGTGAGCATTAAATTCTTAGTTTAGAAAAATGCTCAAGTAGTAATGTGGGAAACAGAAGTCCTCAATCCATCTCTTGGGGAAGTGTTCAGAGTTGAGGTGAAGTTGATGGAGGGAGTAGATGGTCAGGAATGTCTCCTTTGAACACCCCATGTAGTTTTTTTATAAagttagtttttattttgttcacaGTTGTCTTAATATTCTCTACAAATAAACCAAGTCAAAATGTTCTGCTTTGGCAAAAATTGGCCCAAGCCTACATCATATTGCTTTACAGACTTGGGAGGTACTGAGATGTTGGAAAGAGGTAGGGGCAGAGAGCTGTAGCAGTGGCTCTTCCAGTGTGAACAGTCATTTAAGTCCTTTTGGCTGTGTTTGCTTTAAGAGCAGTGGAAAGGAAGTTACTAAACACCAGGCATTGTGTGTAGCACTTTCCAAGCACATATTATTGTACAGGTATTATACTCATTTCAGTTAGGTGAGAATTAACATTCAAAAAGATGAACTTGTCCAAGGCCACAAAGTATAGCTTAAAAAGCATTCACACTCACGAGGTCCCCAATGCAGGAAGCTTTCTTAAGAAAAAGATGAAGCATGCAATTGATTTGGGAACATAATGTCTTTATCTTAGTGTTATTTTTGTTTCAGTGCCAACAACCACAATATTTCTCCAGTGAGACACGGatgttttgtctatttttcttcaCTTGGGTAAATGaatcacaaacttttaaaagctcAAAAAGATAATTGAATAAATTGTCCTTGTAAAAGCACTCTGAGCTTAAGGAGTTTGACTTCTGTCTTATAGTAAAGATGGAGAATtataatttaaagataattaCATGTTCTttttgataaagaaaaatattcacaaacacaGGCATCCTTGTAGACGAGATGGTTGAGCTGGCTGATGGCTATGGTCAGCTTGGGGTGATGACTCTTCTACTGCCTGGGAGAAGAGAGTCTTGCATATCTTAGCAGGTGAAGGGAGAGTGGACTGGCTCACATGTCACTTTTCACAGACCACTGAACACTTGCCTTGATAATCCAGTGTGTTAATTTCAAAGGCCATGAGTGGACAGTGTACCACACAGTGATGGTTGAGAAAGGATATATAGGAGACTCTAGAAAACAATGTACAGCTAGATTTGTACAGCTACTTGCAATATATTATTTCCTTTCTATGAGTACTTCCTTAGTATGAGGGTTCTTCCaagagtttgtagaaaatggaattactaGGCGGGTTTATTTGGCAAatggagggtcttcaaaaatctcatggaaatgtgtactataaaaagtatgcatggattcccattgtttttttttttagcagacaATGCTtacctttttattccatttttcactttttaacgTATCTTCATGTATATCAAATTAATAGTCATTGATTACTCCTGCTGTATGTGTTTTGCTGGTTCTTCTCTCACTTCAAGACTTCTACACTTTCCTGGgccagattctttttctttttggtcagCATTCACTCATTGAGCTTTTTCATCCCAATTGACCATCTGGTAAAGCAGGTGACTTCCAAAGCTGAATCTTCAGTCCAGTCTCTCCTCCAAATTTCAAAGTTCTGTCTAATGCTGTCTATGTGACACTTCATTTCTCACTTTTCAAGCTCACCACATCCAAAATAGACTGATTCCTAATCATCAACCTTCCACCTACCATCAGCTCATCCTTTCTTTATCTCGGCAAAAAAATCTGTCCAGTTTCTCAGGTTAAAGAGTTTTGAGTTATCATtgactcttctttttctcttattctctATTTCTAAACCATCAAAGTCCTATTGGCTCtattggctctctctctctctctctttttttgacaggcagagtggacagtgagagaaagagacagagagaaaggtcttcctttttgccattggttcaccctccaatggccgctgcagccggcgtgctgtgctgatctgaaaccaggagccaggtgcttctcctggtctcccatgaaggtgcagtgcccaaggacttgggccatcctctactgcactcccaggccacagcagagagctggacaggaagaggggcaaccgggacagaatccggcacctcgactggaactagaacccagtgtgccggcacctcaggcggaggattagcctattgagccatggcgccagctgctATTGGCTCTACCTCTGAGAAGCAAACAACTTCTTAACATGTACATCCCCATCATTCTCATCTGAGACGCTGTCTTCTCTATTCTTGCCCTTATCATCTATTCTCAGCTCAGCATCAGGATgatcttttaaaacaagatttaaaagACATTATATTCTGCTCAAAATCTTCCAATGACTTCAATATCCACTGGGAACCTAAGTAAAAGTTCTTACAGTGCTCTGCAACACCCTTCATGACCTGAACCACACCACTCCATCTCCTCTGACCAAACCTCTCCCTTTGGCTCACTCCACTCCATCCTCCCCGAACTCCCTGTAAGTCATTGAACATGCCAGGTACAACCTCACTAGGAAGGTTTATTAAAACACAAATTGTTGGGGCTATAGCCCAAACTTTCTGATTCATCAGGTCTTGGGTGTGACTGGTTAATCTGCATTTCTAAAAGCTTCCagttgctggtgttgcagagaTCACACCTTGAGAATCACTGGATAGTTTGCCAATAAACCAGATCTCTGTGGGTGGCTGGGTTGAAACTTAGAGTATTTGCTGGTTTCTGTGATGCAAATCTCCCAACGTGGCCAAAATTTCAAGCTACCAACATGACATCAACCGGCTCACACAATTCCTGAATATGTAACCACCAGCTCCCATGAGTGTACCCCCATAACCACCAGTGTAGAGCAGCTTTCCAGGGCCTGCTTGGGGTAGAGGGATGAGGAAGGAGTGATTGATTACTGATCGTGCATCTATTATATGCTGGTCACTATGGTGTCTCCTGACATAAAATGAAAGGTTTTTTTGGTTTGATTTACAAATCTAtaagatttgtctttttattcctgccttttacatttttttaaaaaattttcccccaaagaaactctttatttaaggaatacaaactccatgcatttcataagtacaacttcaggaatatagtgattcttcccaccatacccactctcccacccactcttcccacccctcctcatcctccctctcAGTCCTACTTTCCACTAAGATCCGTTTTTGATCAACTTTATAGGCAGAAGACCAGAGAAGCAAAACTAATTCTCTGAATCGCATACTTGAAATTTGGAAACATGAATGCCAGAACCCAAAGTCTCGCCTCCTCTAAAAAGTAGTATCTTGAGCTGCTTTGAGTGGTACTGTGTCACTGGGGCCATCATTGTAGGGTCACAGGAGATGGAAGACATGAGACACTGATGGTAAGTTATGGCAGTGATATGACTGATCCTAGAGGAGATTGCATTTGTCCAATTGAGttattggaaggaagacctgatGTAGGCTGAGCACGCTGGGCTTACAGCTCTCAGATCTGATCAGAGCCC
This window encodes:
- the LOC133774370 gene encoding uncharacterized protein LOC133774370, coding for MADEAARAAALSQQVLPLKTIEPTQVSREPPFLYSDQDLDTIQRLGAEYDEQIRVWRLGEKIVLPHQLAKEIITSLHQWTHLGYKKLKAALQEDRQSYYIPGLDSLAQQVTESCVPCAKVNARHLKLPEGARVRGDRPGINWEVDFTEIRPGSYGNKYLLVFVDTFSGWTEAFPTKRETAQVVVKKIIEEIFPRFGLPKLQARLRALQIIQNQVWKPLAAAYQPKTTTIPHP